The Clostridia bacterium sequence GGGGTATTTGAAATGCAGGACGGGGGCTTGGTTGAAGTTGCTAACCCATCAGAATTGTTTTTGGCCCAGCGACCGGTAGGAGCAACCGGCTCAGTTGTAGTTGCTAGCTTAGAAGGTACCCGACCGGTACTGCTGGAAGTTCAGGCTTTGGTTACCAGTACAACTTATGGGAATCCCCGCCGGCTGGCCAGCGGGGTTGATGTTGGTCGGGCTATACTGTTAATCGCTGTGCTTGAAAAAAAGACGGGCTTGAATCTCGGCAGTTATGACGTTTATGTCAACGTAGCCGGAGGAATAAGAACTGAGGAACCGGCTGCGGACTTAGGCATCTGCTTGGCTGTGGCCTCAAGTTTTCGAAATGTACCTTGCGATAATCAGACCGTGGTATGTGGGGAGGTGGGCCTTACCGGAGAGGTTCGGGCCATAAGTCGGCCTTTGCAACGGCTGCAGGAAGCTTATCGGTTGGGCTTTCACCGGATCGTGCTTCCAGCCCGCAACGTAGCCCGCCTAGGCCACGTAGAAGACCAATCCCGTTATCAGGGTATGCAGGTAGTAGGCGTGAATTCGGTACGCGAGGCCATGGAGGCGGTATTTACCGGGTGATATTTGGTTTAAAGAGGGGAAGGTTAGATAGACAAGATGAAGGAGGTACCAGATAAGTTCCTTCAGGCATTGCGCCTAGTTGCTCCTGGTACTGTTATTCGCGAGGGATTGGATAATATCTTGCGCGGTCGCACTGGCGCTTTGATTGTTATCGGTGATAGTCCGGAGATTAGGGAAATTGCTGAAGGCGGGTTTGAGCTCAATGCGGAGCTTACCGCTACCGGCCTCTATGAATTGTCCAAAATGGACGGGGCCATTCTTGTATCCGGTGATGGGCAAAGGATTCTTAGAGCTAACGTACATTTGGTGCCTCAGGCAGTTATCCCATCCCAGGAGACTGGCATTCGCCACCGCACTGCGGAGCGAGTGGCCCGCCAAACCGGTGCAATTGTCATAGCCATTTCCCAACGCCGCAGCATCATCACTCTCTATCAAGGACCATTCAAGTATGTAGTTCGAGATACAGGACTAATACTGGCGCGGGCCAATGAGGCGTTGCAAGCTCTGGAGAAATATCGGCGGGTGCTAGATAAGTTTCTCAACACTCTTACAGTTCTGGAGTTCGAGGAGGCAGTTACCGCGCACGATGTGGTAAAGGTAATTCAAAGGGTAGAGATGATTGGCAGGGTGATGGATGAGATTGATTTCTACATAATCCAGCTGGGAAATGAGAGTCGCCTGGTGACCTTGCAGCTGGAGGAGATGACCGGGGGGTTGAGGGAAGAAGGGGAGCTAGTTATTAGGGATTATTTCGTGGCTGGCGGGGAACGGGCGTGGGAACAGGTACGCAAACAGCTGAATCAGTGTTCTCCAGAGGAAATCCTGGAACCGCTAGTTATAAGTCGCATCATGGGTTTTGGAGGTACCCTGGCAGCTTTGGAACAACCGGTTACACCTCGGGGTTATCGGGTCTTACGAAAGATCCCTCGCCTGCCCATGGCAGTAATAGAGAATTTGGTTGCTGCTTTTGGCACTTTGCCCCGGATCGTAGAGGCTACGGTGGAAGCTTTAGATGCGGTGGATGGCATTGGGGAAATCCGGGCCAAGGCCATAAAAGAAGGGCTCGCCAAATTGCGCGAGCAAGTATTGCTGGAGCACTACAGCTAATTACTGGCTACCTTTCACGATCGGCTCACGTGTTTATGCCAGGCTAAAAATCCCCAAGCAGTTTAATCTTTCATTTTCTTTGCTCATGATATCCTGGAGGCTGAGGTCTAAGGTATTGCAGATGGCGGCCAAATAGAAGAGGGCTTCTCCTATCTCAGTCTCTATAGCTTC is a genomic window containing:
- the disA gene encoding DNA integrity scanning protein DisA; this translates as MKEVPDKFLQALRLVAPGTVIREGLDNILRGRTGALIVIGDSPEIREIAEGGFELNAELTATGLYELSKMDGAILVSGDGQRILRANVHLVPQAVIPSQETGIRHRTAERVARQTGAIVIAISQRRSIITLYQGPFKYVVRDTGLILARANEALQALEKYRRVLDKFLNTLTVLEFEEAVTAHDVVKVIQRVEMIGRVMDEIDFYIIQLGNESRLVTLQLEEMTGGLREEGELVIRDYFVAGGERAWEQVRKQLNQCSPEEILEPLVISRIMGFGGTLAALEQPVTPRGYRVLRKIPRLPMAVIENLVAAFGTLPRIVEATVEALDAVDGIGEIRAKAIKEGLAKLREQVLLEHYS